One genomic region from Vitis riparia cultivar Riparia Gloire de Montpellier isolate 1030 chromosome 17, EGFV_Vit.rip_1.0, whole genome shotgun sequence encodes:
- the LOC117904672 gene encoding formin-like protein 20 isoform X2 — translation MALFRRFFYRKPPDRLLEISERVYVFDCCFSTDVLEEDEYKVYMGGIVAQLQDYFTDASFMVFNFREGDRRSQISDILSQYDMTVMDYPRQYEGCPLLPLEMIHHFLRSSESWLSLEGQQNVLLMHCERGGWPVLAFMLAGLLLYRKQYNGEQRTLEMVYKQAPRELLHLLSPLNPQPSQLRYLQYISRRNFGSDWPPSDTPLKLDYLILRVLPLFNGGRGCRPVVRVYGQDASAMANRSSKLLFSTSKTKKHVRHYQQAECTVVKIGIHCRVQGDVVLECIHLDEDLVREEMMFRVMFHTAFVRSNILILNRDEIDVLWDVKDQFPKDFKAEVLFSDANAIGSICTTEIAGEDVNENESASPEEFFEVEEIFSNAADAQEVKGDYDIHAVQDIMMDNGNHKEVWKEDLDPQAFQDCASDDGNHKLDGRVDSNLPSAKAIALSNRDDKLKSMVVVSDVLRNRETKEVTADVCLDDGDKILDSPVVVADELKNIGTKVVAADLSSKSGEMEDNREDTADGIRNIETNVVIADVSRKLELENKCDREDITDGIKVIETNLVTADVSSKLEDRENKFDREGIADGAKNIETNLVAADISSKSEEVENNRDREDIAMQKQIDNRVPQQKLNADSGRQKSDKLLPPAPRKQPASTATAKPPAAESVIAKQKVKQQEPQSAAAKPTKQKPLVSRWIPPNKGSYTNSMHISYPPSRYNSAPAALVITALSKDSNADGNLEVPSVAAAPQVVAPTGNEPVPASHGEDATKISDSASDTLASSFGLPHPGPEQVIALPPSPPPPPPPPPPPPPSSNVFSYALNPQSSSATPSYAKETKAAPIPPPPPPPPPPPPPSISSTYAYFPKPPPPAPSPPLIHHAVRRTSPPPPPPPPPPPPPAPRVHAHNAVPVTSSPPPPPPPPPPPPPTPSSRHNIGMVLPPSPSPPSWNSRPSSNAPTMVAGSLPPPPPPPPPPPSMSTTAASKLVGFGVPSPPSPPPLPSMRGGPPPPPPPPVLGVPPPPPPPPLRGGPPAPPPPPSRGGPPPPPPPPSRGGPPPPPPPPPPPLHGAPPPPPPPPRSGAPPPPPPPMRGAPPPPPPPMRGAPPPPPPPMGRAPPPPPPPMRGAPPPSPPPFGGAPPPPPPPTGRGPPPPPPPGGRAPGPPAPPRPPGGAPPPPPPFGAKGSNSLGSSTDARGLPSGRGRGLSRPLGPTAPRRSSLKPLHWSKVTRALQGSLWEELQRYGEPQIAPEFDVSELETLFSATVPNSANSLGGKSGGRRKSVGSKADRVNLIDLRRANNTEIMLTKVKMPLSDMMAAVLAMDESILDVDQVENLIKFCPTKEEMELLKAYTGDKEALGKCEQFFLELMKVPRVESKLRVFSFKIQFGSQISDFRKSLNTVNSACEEVRNSVKLKEIMKKILYLGNTLNQGTARGSAVGFKLDSLLKLTDTRASNSKMTLMHYLCKVLASKSPGLLDFHEDLLSLEAASKIQLKSLAEEMQAIMKGLEKVKQELNASENDGPVSDIFRKTLKEFIGVAEGQVGSVTNLYSVVGRNADALALYFGEDPVRCPFEQVTVTLLNFIRLFRKAHEENCKQAELERKKAQKEVEMEKAKGINLTKKGVK, via the exons ATGGCGCTGTTCAGACGGTTCTTTTATCGGAAGCCACCGGATCGGCTTCTCGAGATCTCCGAGCGAGTCTACG TATTTGATTGTTGTTTCTCCACTGACGTATTGGAAGAAGATGAATACAAAGTTTACATGGGTGGCATTGTAGCACAACTACAAGACTACTTTACTGATGCTTCTTTCATGGTGTTTAACTTTAGAGAAGGGGATAGGCGAAGCCAAATCTCAGACATATTGTCTCAGTATGACATGACAGTTATGGACTACCCTCGGCAATATGAGGGGTGTCCTCTTCTACCATTGGAGATGATCCACCATTTCTTGCGATCAAGTGAGAGTTGGTTGTCACTGGAGGGGCAACAGAATGTCTTGTTAATGCACTGTGAAAGAGGAGGATGGCCGGTGCTTGCTTTCATGCTTGCAGGTCTTTTATTATACCGAAAACAGTATAATGGGGAACAGAGAACTCTTGAAATGGTCTACAAGCAAGCTCCAAGGGAACTTCTCCATCTGTTGTCCCCTTTGAATCCACAGCCTTCCCAGTTGAGATATCTTCAGTATATTTCCAGAAGAAACTTTGGTTCAGATTGGCCTCCATCGGATACACCTCTAAAGTTGGATTATCTTATTCTTAGAGTCCTTCCTCTGTTTAATGGGGGAAGGGGTTGCAGGCCGGTGGTTCGTGTTTATGGTCAGGATGCTTCAGCAATGGCTAACAGAAGTTCTAAGCTTCTGTTTTCAACTTCAAAGACAAAGAAACATGTTCGTCACTACCAACAG GCAGAGTGTACAGTAGTGAAAATAGGTATTCATTGCCGTGTTCAAGGGGATGTTGTTCTTGAATGTATCCATTTGGATGAAGATCTAGTACGTGAGGAAATGATGTTCAGAGTTATGTTCCACACAGCATTTGTCCgttcaaatattttgatactcaaCCGTGATGAGATTGATGTCTTGTGGGATGTGAAGGACCAGTTCCCGAAAGACTTCAAAGCAGAG GTACTTTTTTCGGATGCCAATGCCATTGGGTCTATTTGCACCACAGAAATAGCTGGTGAAGATGTGAATGAGAATGAAAGCGCTTCGCCTGAGGAGTTTTTTGAGGTTGAGGAGATCTTCAGCAATGCTGCAGATGCACAGGAGGTGAAGGGGGACTATGATATTCATGCCGTTCAAGACATTATGATGGACAATGGAAATCATAAAGAAGTCTGGAAGGAGGATTTGGATCCTCAGGCATTTCAAGACTGTGCATCAGATGATGGGAATCACAAGTTAGATGGAAGAGTAGACTCTAATCTTCCTTCAGCAAAAGCCATTGCGTTGAGTAATAGGGATGACAAGTTAAAATCCATGGTAGTGGTCTCTGATGTTCTTAGAAATAGAGAAACCAAGGAGGTAACTGCAGATGTGTGCCTGGATGATGGTGATAAAATATTAGATTCCCCGGTAGTAGTTGCTGATGAGCTCAAAAACATAGGAACCAAGGTAGTTGCTGCAGACTTGTCTAGCAAATCAGGAGAGATGGAGGATAATAGAGAAGACACTGCTGATGGGATCAGAAACATAGAGACCAATGTAGTGATTGCAGATGTATCTAGAAAATTAGAACTGGAGAATAAATGTGATAGAGAAGACATTACTGATGGGATCAAAGTAATAGAAACCAACTTAGTGACTGCAGATGTATCTAGCAAATTAGAAGACAGAGAGAATAAATTTGATAGAGAAGGCATTGCTGATGGGgccaaaaacatagaaaccaacTTAGTGGCTGCAGACATATCTAGCAAATCAGAAGAGGTGGAGAATAATCGTGATAGAGAAGACATTGCTATGCAGAAGCAGATTGACAATAGGGTGCCGCAGCAAAAGTTGAATGCTGATTCTGGTAGGCAAAAGTCTGATAAATTACTGCCACCTGCACCCAGGAAACAGCCTGCTTCAACTGCAACTGCAAAACCACCAGCTGCAGAGTCAGTCATAGCCAAGCAAAAAGTTAAACAGCAAGAACCTCAGAGTGCTGCTGCAAAACCTACAAAGCAAAAACCATTGGTATCTCGATGGATTCCTCCTAATAAAGGCTCCTACACTAATTCCATGCATATTTCATATCCACCATCAAGGTATAATAGTGCACCAGCTGCTCTAGTCATCACTGCTCTTTCAAAGGATTCTAATGCTGATGGCAATCTAGAGGTTCCTTCTGTTGCTGCTGCTCCTCAAGTAGTGGCTCCAACTGGCAATGAACCTGTACCGGCAAGTCATGGGGAGGATGCTACGAAGATTTCAGATTCTGCATCAGATACACTTGCTTCCTCATTTGGATTGCCACATCCTGGCCCAGAGCAAGTTATAGCCCTTCCTCCTTCTCCACCTCCgcctcctccacctccaccacccCCACCTCCATCTTCCAATGTGTTTTCATATGCTTTGAACCCTCAGTCTTCTTCAGCCACACCTTCATATGCTAAAGAAACAAAGGCTGCCCCAATCCCGCccccacctccaccaccaccaccaccacctcctccttcgATCTCTTCAACATATGCTTATTTCCCTAAACCTCCTCCACCTGCTCCATCTCCTCCACTCATTCATCATGCTGTCCGCAGAACttcccctccccctccccctccccctcccccaccCCCTCCACCTGCACCTCGGGTGCATGCTCATAATGCAGTTCCTGTAACTTCctctccacctccacctccacctccacctccccctccccctcctaCTCCATCTAGTAGGCATAATATTGGGATGGTTTTACCGCCTTCTCCATCTCCACCATCTTGGAACTCTAGGCCTTCTTCAAATGCTCCTACAATGGTAGCAGGTTCTCTGCcgcctcctcctcctccacctccacctcctcctTCTATGAGTACAACTGCTGCATCAAAGCTTGTTGGATTTGGAGTCCCTTCTCCCCCTTCCCCTCCTCCTCTACCTTCCATGCGAGGTGGGccacctcctcctccaccaCCCCCTGTCCTTGGAGTTCCcccaccacctcctcctcctcccttGCGTGGAGGTCCACCTGCACCACCCCCGCCTCCTTCACGTGGAGGTCCACCTCCACCACCCCCACCTCCTTCTCGTGGAGGtccacctccaccacctccaccacctCCGCCTCCTTTACATGGagctccacctcctccaccaccTCCTCCCAGAAGTGGGGCACCTCCTCCACCACCTCCCCCTATGCGTGGAGCACCACCTCCGCCACCTCCTCCAATGCGTGGAGCACCACCTCCTCCACCACCTCCAATGGGAAGAGCACCGCCTCCGCCACCACCTCCAATGCGAGGAGCACCACCTCCATCACCTCCCCCATTTGGTGGAGCACCACCTCCTCCGCCACCTCCTACTGGTAGAGGCCCAcctccaccacctcctcctGGAGGTCGTGCACCTGGTCCTCCTGCACCACCTCGGCCTCCAGGTGGTGCccctcctccacctccacccTTTGGTGCCAAAGGATCAAATTCACTTGGATCATCGACTGATGCAAGAGGCTTGCCTTCTGGAAGAGGGAGAGGGCTTTCACGCCCTTTGGGTCCTACAGCACCTCGTAGATCTTCCTTAAAGCCATTGCACTGGAGCAAGGTAACAAGGGCGTTGCAAGGAAGCTTATGGGAGGAGTTGCAAAGATATGGAGAGCCTCAAAT TGCGCCAGAATTTGATGTCTCAGAGTTGGAGACTCTTTTCTCTGCCACAGTCCCAAATTCGGCTAATAGCTTAGGAGGTAAATCTGGTGGGAGGCGCAAGTCTGTTGGATCTAAAGCTGACAGAGTCAACCTG ATTGACCTGAGGAGGGCCAATAACACTGAAATTATGCTCACTAAAGTTAAGATGCCACTTTCTGATATGATG GCTGCAGTTCTAGCAATGGATGAGTCAATTTTAGATGTTGATCAAGTGGAAAATCTCATAAAGTTCTGCCCTACTAAAGAGGAGATGGAACTTCTTAAG GCCTATACTGGTGATAAGGAGGCCCTGGGAAAGTGTGAACAG TTCTTTCTGGAGCTGATGAAAGTGCCCCGTGTGGAGTCTAAATTAAGAGTATTTTCCTTCAAGATTCAATTTGGATCTCAG ATTTCAGATTTTAGAAAAAGTTTGAACACTGTAAACTCTGCATGTGAAGAG GTTCGCAATTCGGTGAAATTGAaggaaatcatgaagaaaattCTTTACCTCGGGAATACATTGAACCAAGGAACTGCAAGGG GTTCTGCGGTTGGATTCAAGTTGGACAGTCTTTTAAAACTCACTGATACACGTGCCTCTAACAGCAAGATGACACTTATGCATTATCTTTGTAAG GTGCTTGCCTCTAAGTCACCAGGACTTCTAGATTTCCATGAGGATCTTCTTAGCCTGGAGGCTGCATCAAAG ATACAATTGAAATCTTTAGCAGAAGAAATGCAGGCTATAATGAAGGGGTTGGAAAAGGTCAAGCAGGAGCTGAATGCATCTGAAAATGATGGTCCTGTATCGGATATTTTTCGTAAG
- the LOC117904672 gene encoding formin-like protein 20 isoform X1: MALFRRFFYRKPPDRLLEISERVYVFDCCFSTDVLEEDEYKVYMGGIVAQLQDYFTDASFMVFNFREGDRRSQISDILSQYDMTVMDYPRQYEGCPLLPLEMIHHFLRSSESWLSLEGQQNVLLMHCERGGWPVLAFMLAGLLLYRKQYNGEQRTLEMVYKQAPRELLHLLSPLNPQPSQLRYLQYISRRNFGSDWPPSDTPLKLDYLILRVLPLFNGGRGCRPVVRVYGQDASAMANRSSKLLFSTSKTKKHVRHYQQAECTVVKIGIHCRVQGDVVLECIHLDEDLVREEMMFRVMFHTAFVRSNILILNRDEIDVLWDVKDQFPKDFKAEVLFSDANAIGSICTTEIAGEDVNENESASPEEFFEVEEIFSNAADAQEVKGDYDIHAVQDIMMDNGNHKEVWKEDLDPQAFQDCASDDGNHKLDGRVDSNLPSAKAIALSNRDDKLKSMVVVSDVLRNRETKEVTADVCLDDGDKILDSPVVVADELKNIGTKVVAADLSSKSGEMEDNREDTADGIRNIETNVVIADVSRKLELENKCDREDITDGIKVIETNLVTADVSSKLEDRENKFDREGIADGAKNIETNLVAADISSKSEEVENNRDREDIAMQKQIDNRVPQQKLNADSGRQKSDKLLPPAPRKQPASTATAKPPAAESVIAKQKVKQQEPQSAAAKPTKQKPLVSRWIPPNKGSYTNSMHISYPPSRYNSAPAALVITALSKDSNADGNLEVPSVAAAPQVVAPTGNEPVPASHGEDATKISDSASDTLASSFGLPHPGPEQVIALPPSPPPPPPPPPPPPPSSNVFSYALNPQSSSATPSYAKETKAAPIPPPPPPPPPPPPPSISSTYAYFPKPPPPAPSPPLIHHAVRRTSPPPPPPPPPPPPPAPRVHAHNAVPVTSSPPPPPPPPPPPPPTPSSRHNIGMVLPPSPSPPSWNSRPSSNAPTMVAGSLPPPPPPPPPPPSMSTTAASKLVGFGVPSPPSPPPLPSMRGGPPPPPPPPVLGVPPPPPPPPLRGGPPAPPPPPSRGGPPPPPPPPSRGGPPPPPPPPPPPLHGAPPPPPPPPRSGAPPPPPPPMRGAPPPPPPPMRGAPPPPPPPMGRAPPPPPPPMRGAPPPSPPPFGGAPPPPPPPTGRGPPPPPPPGGRAPGPPAPPRPPGGAPPPPPPFGAKGSNSLGSSTDARGLPSGRGRGLSRPLGPTAPRRSSLKPLHWSKVTRALQGSLWEELQRYGEPQIAPEFDVSELETLFSATVPNSANSLGGKSGGRRKSVGSKADRVNLIDLRRANNTEIMLTKVKMPLSDMMAVAVVYCCTYSQAAVLAMDESILDVDQVENLIKFCPTKEEMELLKAYTGDKEALGKCEQFFLELMKVPRVESKLRVFSFKIQFGSQISDFRKSLNTVNSACEEVRNSVKLKEIMKKILYLGNTLNQGTARGSAVGFKLDSLLKLTDTRASNSKMTLMHYLCKVLASKSPGLLDFHEDLLSLEAASKIQLKSLAEEMQAIMKGLEKVKQELNASENDGPVSDIFRKTLKEFIGVAEGQVGSVTNLYSVVGRNADALALYFGEDPVRCPFEQVTVTLLNFIRLFRKAHEENCKQAELERKKAQKEVEMEKAKGINLTKKGVK; this comes from the exons ATGGCGCTGTTCAGACGGTTCTTTTATCGGAAGCCACCGGATCGGCTTCTCGAGATCTCCGAGCGAGTCTACG TATTTGATTGTTGTTTCTCCACTGACGTATTGGAAGAAGATGAATACAAAGTTTACATGGGTGGCATTGTAGCACAACTACAAGACTACTTTACTGATGCTTCTTTCATGGTGTTTAACTTTAGAGAAGGGGATAGGCGAAGCCAAATCTCAGACATATTGTCTCAGTATGACATGACAGTTATGGACTACCCTCGGCAATATGAGGGGTGTCCTCTTCTACCATTGGAGATGATCCACCATTTCTTGCGATCAAGTGAGAGTTGGTTGTCACTGGAGGGGCAACAGAATGTCTTGTTAATGCACTGTGAAAGAGGAGGATGGCCGGTGCTTGCTTTCATGCTTGCAGGTCTTTTATTATACCGAAAACAGTATAATGGGGAACAGAGAACTCTTGAAATGGTCTACAAGCAAGCTCCAAGGGAACTTCTCCATCTGTTGTCCCCTTTGAATCCACAGCCTTCCCAGTTGAGATATCTTCAGTATATTTCCAGAAGAAACTTTGGTTCAGATTGGCCTCCATCGGATACACCTCTAAAGTTGGATTATCTTATTCTTAGAGTCCTTCCTCTGTTTAATGGGGGAAGGGGTTGCAGGCCGGTGGTTCGTGTTTATGGTCAGGATGCTTCAGCAATGGCTAACAGAAGTTCTAAGCTTCTGTTTTCAACTTCAAAGACAAAGAAACATGTTCGTCACTACCAACAG GCAGAGTGTACAGTAGTGAAAATAGGTATTCATTGCCGTGTTCAAGGGGATGTTGTTCTTGAATGTATCCATTTGGATGAAGATCTAGTACGTGAGGAAATGATGTTCAGAGTTATGTTCCACACAGCATTTGTCCgttcaaatattttgatactcaaCCGTGATGAGATTGATGTCTTGTGGGATGTGAAGGACCAGTTCCCGAAAGACTTCAAAGCAGAG GTACTTTTTTCGGATGCCAATGCCATTGGGTCTATTTGCACCACAGAAATAGCTGGTGAAGATGTGAATGAGAATGAAAGCGCTTCGCCTGAGGAGTTTTTTGAGGTTGAGGAGATCTTCAGCAATGCTGCAGATGCACAGGAGGTGAAGGGGGACTATGATATTCATGCCGTTCAAGACATTATGATGGACAATGGAAATCATAAAGAAGTCTGGAAGGAGGATTTGGATCCTCAGGCATTTCAAGACTGTGCATCAGATGATGGGAATCACAAGTTAGATGGAAGAGTAGACTCTAATCTTCCTTCAGCAAAAGCCATTGCGTTGAGTAATAGGGATGACAAGTTAAAATCCATGGTAGTGGTCTCTGATGTTCTTAGAAATAGAGAAACCAAGGAGGTAACTGCAGATGTGTGCCTGGATGATGGTGATAAAATATTAGATTCCCCGGTAGTAGTTGCTGATGAGCTCAAAAACATAGGAACCAAGGTAGTTGCTGCAGACTTGTCTAGCAAATCAGGAGAGATGGAGGATAATAGAGAAGACACTGCTGATGGGATCAGAAACATAGAGACCAATGTAGTGATTGCAGATGTATCTAGAAAATTAGAACTGGAGAATAAATGTGATAGAGAAGACATTACTGATGGGATCAAAGTAATAGAAACCAACTTAGTGACTGCAGATGTATCTAGCAAATTAGAAGACAGAGAGAATAAATTTGATAGAGAAGGCATTGCTGATGGGgccaaaaacatagaaaccaacTTAGTGGCTGCAGACATATCTAGCAAATCAGAAGAGGTGGAGAATAATCGTGATAGAGAAGACATTGCTATGCAGAAGCAGATTGACAATAGGGTGCCGCAGCAAAAGTTGAATGCTGATTCTGGTAGGCAAAAGTCTGATAAATTACTGCCACCTGCACCCAGGAAACAGCCTGCTTCAACTGCAACTGCAAAACCACCAGCTGCAGAGTCAGTCATAGCCAAGCAAAAAGTTAAACAGCAAGAACCTCAGAGTGCTGCTGCAAAACCTACAAAGCAAAAACCATTGGTATCTCGATGGATTCCTCCTAATAAAGGCTCCTACACTAATTCCATGCATATTTCATATCCACCATCAAGGTATAATAGTGCACCAGCTGCTCTAGTCATCACTGCTCTTTCAAAGGATTCTAATGCTGATGGCAATCTAGAGGTTCCTTCTGTTGCTGCTGCTCCTCAAGTAGTGGCTCCAACTGGCAATGAACCTGTACCGGCAAGTCATGGGGAGGATGCTACGAAGATTTCAGATTCTGCATCAGATACACTTGCTTCCTCATTTGGATTGCCACATCCTGGCCCAGAGCAAGTTATAGCCCTTCCTCCTTCTCCACCTCCgcctcctccacctccaccacccCCACCTCCATCTTCCAATGTGTTTTCATATGCTTTGAACCCTCAGTCTTCTTCAGCCACACCTTCATATGCTAAAGAAACAAAGGCTGCCCCAATCCCGCccccacctccaccaccaccaccaccacctcctccttcgATCTCTTCAACATATGCTTATTTCCCTAAACCTCCTCCACCTGCTCCATCTCCTCCACTCATTCATCATGCTGTCCGCAGAACttcccctccccctccccctccccctcccccaccCCCTCCACCTGCACCTCGGGTGCATGCTCATAATGCAGTTCCTGTAACTTCctctccacctccacctccacctccacctccccctccccctcctaCTCCATCTAGTAGGCATAATATTGGGATGGTTTTACCGCCTTCTCCATCTCCACCATCTTGGAACTCTAGGCCTTCTTCAAATGCTCCTACAATGGTAGCAGGTTCTCTGCcgcctcctcctcctccacctccacctcctcctTCTATGAGTACAACTGCTGCATCAAAGCTTGTTGGATTTGGAGTCCCTTCTCCCCCTTCCCCTCCTCCTCTACCTTCCATGCGAGGTGGGccacctcctcctccaccaCCCCCTGTCCTTGGAGTTCCcccaccacctcctcctcctcccttGCGTGGAGGTCCACCTGCACCACCCCCGCCTCCTTCACGTGGAGGTCCACCTCCACCACCCCCACCTCCTTCTCGTGGAGGtccacctccaccacctccaccacctCCGCCTCCTTTACATGGagctccacctcctccaccaccTCCTCCCAGAAGTGGGGCACCTCCTCCACCACCTCCCCCTATGCGTGGAGCACCACCTCCGCCACCTCCTCCAATGCGTGGAGCACCACCTCCTCCACCACCTCCAATGGGAAGAGCACCGCCTCCGCCACCACCTCCAATGCGAGGAGCACCACCTCCATCACCTCCCCCATTTGGTGGAGCACCACCTCCTCCGCCACCTCCTACTGGTAGAGGCCCAcctccaccacctcctcctGGAGGTCGTGCACCTGGTCCTCCTGCACCACCTCGGCCTCCAGGTGGTGCccctcctccacctccacccTTTGGTGCCAAAGGATCAAATTCACTTGGATCATCGACTGATGCAAGAGGCTTGCCTTCTGGAAGAGGGAGAGGGCTTTCACGCCCTTTGGGTCCTACAGCACCTCGTAGATCTTCCTTAAAGCCATTGCACTGGAGCAAGGTAACAAGGGCGTTGCAAGGAAGCTTATGGGAGGAGTTGCAAAGATATGGAGAGCCTCAAAT TGCGCCAGAATTTGATGTCTCAGAGTTGGAGACTCTTTTCTCTGCCACAGTCCCAAATTCGGCTAATAGCTTAGGAGGTAAATCTGGTGGGAGGCGCAAGTCTGTTGGATCTAAAGCTGACAGAGTCAACCTG ATTGACCTGAGGAGGGCCAATAACACTGAAATTATGCTCACTAAAGTTAAGATGCCACTTTCTGATATGATG gCAGTAGCTGTTGTTTACTGTTGTACATATTCTCAGGCTGCAGTTCTAGCAATGGATGAGTCAATTTTAGATGTTGATCAAGTGGAAAATCTCATAAAGTTCTGCCCTACTAAAGAGGAGATGGAACTTCTTAAG GCCTATACTGGTGATAAGGAGGCCCTGGGAAAGTGTGAACAG TTCTTTCTGGAGCTGATGAAAGTGCCCCGTGTGGAGTCTAAATTAAGAGTATTTTCCTTCAAGATTCAATTTGGATCTCAG ATTTCAGATTTTAGAAAAAGTTTGAACACTGTAAACTCTGCATGTGAAGAG GTTCGCAATTCGGTGAAATTGAaggaaatcatgaagaaaattCTTTACCTCGGGAATACATTGAACCAAGGAACTGCAAGGG GTTCTGCGGTTGGATTCAAGTTGGACAGTCTTTTAAAACTCACTGATACACGTGCCTCTAACAGCAAGATGACACTTATGCATTATCTTTGTAAG GTGCTTGCCTCTAAGTCACCAGGACTTCTAGATTTCCATGAGGATCTTCTTAGCCTGGAGGCTGCATCAAAG ATACAATTGAAATCTTTAGCAGAAGAAATGCAGGCTATAATGAAGGGGTTGGAAAAGGTCAAGCAGGAGCTGAATGCATCTGAAAATGATGGTCCTGTATCGGATATTTTTCGTAAG